One stretch of Methylopila sp. 73B DNA includes these proteins:
- the hemE gene encoding uroporphyrinogen decarboxylase: MPEASGSRFLKALSGETQTVPPVWLMRQAGRYLPEYRALRAQAGGFLDLCYTPDLATEVTLQPIRRFDLDAAILFSDILVVPHALGQDVRFVEGEGPRLDPLANRAEFAALKPEIDLGMLAPVYETVARVRAELDPSKALIGFCGAPYTVATYMVGGRGGEEQAPARKLAYSDPAAFQALIDLLVDASAAHLLAQLEAGADAVQIFDSWSGDLPPAEFMTWSASPIAAICARVRARRPGAKILAFPRGAGAKLKAFAEAVPADAIGLATAEDRRAAREAVPAHVALQGNVDPIALTVGGAALDAAVDGVLADLGDRPLIVNLGHGVRQETPPEHVARMVARVRRAG, translated from the coding sequence ATCCCTGAGGCGAGCGGCTCACGCTTCCTGAAGGCGCTCTCCGGAGAGACGCAGACGGTCCCTCCGGTCTGGCTGATGCGCCAGGCGGGACGCTACCTCCCGGAGTATCGCGCGCTGCGCGCCCAGGCCGGCGGCTTCCTCGATCTCTGCTACACGCCGGACCTTGCGACCGAGGTGACGCTGCAGCCGATCCGACGCTTCGATCTCGACGCCGCCATCCTGTTCTCCGACATCCTCGTCGTGCCGCACGCGCTCGGCCAGGATGTGCGGTTCGTCGAAGGCGAGGGTCCGCGGCTCGATCCGCTGGCGAACCGAGCGGAGTTTGCGGCGCTGAAACCCGAGATCGACCTCGGGATGCTCGCGCCGGTCTACGAGACCGTGGCGCGTGTGCGCGCCGAGCTTGATCCGTCGAAGGCGTTGATCGGGTTCTGCGGCGCGCCCTACACGGTCGCGACCTACATGGTCGGCGGCCGCGGCGGCGAGGAGCAGGCGCCCGCCCGCAAGCTCGCCTATAGCGACCCCGCGGCCTTCCAGGCGCTGATTGACCTGCTGGTGGACGCCTCCGCGGCGCATCTCCTGGCGCAGCTCGAGGCCGGCGCGGACGCGGTGCAGATCTTCGACAGCTGGAGCGGCGACCTGCCGCCGGCCGAGTTCATGACCTGGTCCGCGTCGCCCATCGCGGCGATCTGCGCCAGGGTGCGGGCGAGGCGGCCGGGCGCGAAGATTCTCGCGTTTCCCCGGGGCGCCGGCGCGAAGCTGAAGGCCTTTGCCGAAGCGGTGCCCGCCGACGCGATCGGGCTCGCCACCGCCGAGGACCGCCGCGCCGCCCGCGAGGCCGTTCCCGCGCACGTGGCGCTGCAGGGCAACGTCGATCCGATCGCGCTGACGGTCGGAGGCGCTGCCCTGGACGCGGCCGTCGACGGCGTGCTGGCCGACCTCGGCGATCGGCCGCTGATCGTAAACCTCGGCCACGGCGTACGTCAGGAGACGCCGCCCGAGCATGTCGCCCGGATGGTTGCGCGGGTGCGGCGGGCGGGCTGA
- a CDS encoding Maf family protein has product MTHPLWLPSAPLALASKSAIRAKVLTDAGLPVEALPAEIDEREVEAGLTGDGATPANVAGALAAAKAVDVSLRLPGRLVVGADQTLALDGERFTKPVDRDAGRLQLQRLSGRRHTLSSGVALALDGVALWTDVAEAHLTMRPLSDAFIESYLDAAGEGARLSVGGYQFEGVGAHLFAAVDGDFFTILGLPLLPLLAALRRAKAIAA; this is encoded by the coding sequence ATGACCCACCCGCTCTGGCTTCCGTCCGCCCCGCTGGCGCTCGCCTCGAAGAGCGCGATCCGGGCCAAGGTCCTCACGGACGCGGGCCTGCCTGTAGAGGCGCTGCCGGCGGAGATCGACGAGCGCGAGGTCGAGGCCGGCCTGACGGGCGACGGCGCCACGCCGGCGAACGTGGCGGGCGCGCTTGCGGCGGCGAAGGCGGTCGACGTCTCGCTGCGGCTGCCGGGGCGCCTCGTGGTCGGGGCCGACCAGACGCTTGCGCTCGACGGCGAGCGCTTCACCAAGCCCGTCGACCGCGACGCGGGACGCCTCCAGCTGCAGCGGCTCTCGGGCCGCAGGCACACGCTGTCGTCGGGCGTCGCGCTCGCGCTCGACGGCGTCGCGCTCTGGACCGACGTCGCCGAGGCGCATCTCACCATGCGCCCGCTCTCCGACGCCTTCATCGAATCCTATCTCGACGCGGCCGGCGAAGGCGCGCGCCTGAGCGTCGGCGGCTACCAGTTCGAGGGCGTCGGGGCGCATCTGTTCGCGGCGGTCGACGGCGACTTCTTCACCATTCTGGGTCTGCCGCTTCTGCCGCTGCTCGCGGCCCTGCGCCGTGCGAAGGCGATTGCGGCGTGA
- the dnaQ gene encoding DNA polymerase III subunit epsilon, protein MREIVLDTETTGLDPLKGDRVVEIGCVELLNRIPTGAHCHLYVNPERDMPEEAFRVHGLSAEFLSTKPVFAAVAQEFLDFIADDALVIHNAAFDVGFLNMELRKIGQPELAQHRIVDTLQLARRRNPGGSASLDALCQRYGIDNSRRTKHGALLDSEILAEVYLELLGGRQATLGLSHLTDRNLRGGRAVAPRPTPLPSRLTAEDLAAHAAFIATLGGGSPMWREYLDAPDAVAAE, encoded by the coding sequence ATGCGTGAGATCGTCCTCGACACCGAGACCACCGGCCTCGATCCGCTGAAAGGCGATCGGGTCGTCGAGATCGGGTGCGTCGAACTGCTCAACCGCATCCCGACGGGCGCACATTGTCATCTTTATGTTAACCCCGAGCGCGACATGCCGGAGGAGGCGTTCCGCGTCCACGGCCTGTCGGCGGAGTTCCTGAGCACGAAGCCGGTGTTTGCCGCGGTCGCCCAGGAGTTCCTGGACTTCATCGCCGACGACGCCCTGGTCATCCACAACGCGGCCTTTGACGTCGGCTTCCTGAACATGGAGCTCCGGAAGATCGGCCAGCCGGAGCTCGCCCAGCACCGCATCGTCGACACGCTGCAGCTCGCGCGCCGGCGCAATCCTGGGGGCTCCGCCTCGCTCGACGCGCTCTGCCAGCGCTACGGCATCGACAACTCGCGCCGCACCAAGCACGGCGCGCTGCTCGACAGCGAGATCCTGGCCGAGGTCTATCTCGAGCTGCTGGGCGGTCGTCAGGCGACGCTCGGCCTCTCGCATCTCACCGATCGCAACCTCCGCGGCGGCCGCGCCGTCGCGCCGCGTCCCACGCCGCTGCCGTCGCGCCTGACGGCCGAAGATCTCGCCGCCCACGCCGCGTTCATCGCCACCCTCGGGGGCGGTTCGCCGATGTGGCGGGAGTATCTCGACGCGCCGGACGCGGTCGCCGCCGAGTAG
- a CDS encoding heavy metal translocating P-type ATPase — translation MTRPEPAHAFAADASAPASVTLDVEGMHCAACAERIERVLGRTPGIASAVVNLPLERADVRFDGPADPAAAVAAVRRAGYDAHVRPSGSQARRAADEARAVARRADERRTTALLIMTAVLGAPFLVEMAGMAVGAHGLLPPWLQLALATPVQLLVGARFYRGAWAALRGGAANMDVLVALGATAAYGWSAVEVLAYGGHGPLYFEAAVAVLGFVLLGNLLQARATAGASAALTSLGELTPAHARLHRPDGREEDVAVEALHAGDIVRVRPGERFPVDGLVVEGRSDADEQLVTGESKPVAKAAGDAVIAGAMNGSGSLLVEASAVGEDATPARIGRLVARAQLAKAPVQRLVDRVTAVFVPVVVGIAALTFVGWLLAGAGAGAALGHAIAVLVIACPCALGLATPAALVAGTGAGARAGILVRDIEALERAARIDTVVFDKTGTLTAGRPALVASEALDGDGQRLVALAAAIERGSEHPLAHAVVEAAEGQGLDIPVAHDIRAVSGEGITGTVDGSKIAIGGVRLLTEIGAHTAPIEAMLARHAAEGRTAVAISEGRRAKGVLAFSDAARPNAAEAVRRLRDDGIEIVMLTGDSAEAAAPIARGVGIERVEAGARPADKLATIARLQAEGRVVAMVGDGINDAPALAAADIGVAMGGGADVALETAGIALLRPDLLLAPAALSLSRRTVATIRQNLVWAFAYNVVGLPLAALGFLSPAIAGAAMALSSVSVVLNALRLSRWRMDP, via the coding sequence ATGACACGGCCCGAACCCGCACACGCCTTCGCCGCCGACGCCTCCGCGCCGGCGAGCGTGACGCTCGACGTCGAGGGCATGCACTGCGCCGCCTGCGCGGAGCGGATCGAGCGCGTGCTGGGCCGCACGCCGGGAATAGCCTCGGCCGTCGTGAACCTGCCGCTGGAGCGCGCCGACGTCCGCTTCGACGGACCGGCCGATCCCGCCGCCGCCGTCGCCGCGGTGCGGCGCGCCGGCTACGACGCCCATGTTCGCCCGTCGGGTTCGCAAGCGCGGCGCGCGGCCGACGAGGCCCGCGCGGTCGCCCGTCGCGCCGACGAGCGGCGCACCACCGCCCTGCTGATCATGACGGCGGTGCTGGGCGCGCCTTTCCTCGTCGAAATGGCGGGCATGGCGGTGGGCGCCCATGGTCTGCTGCCCCCTTGGTTGCAGCTTGCGCTCGCCACCCCCGTCCAGCTGCTCGTCGGGGCGCGCTTCTACCGCGGCGCCTGGGCGGCGTTGCGGGGCGGCGCCGCCAACATGGACGTGCTGGTCGCCCTCGGCGCCACCGCCGCCTATGGCTGGAGCGCGGTCGAGGTGCTCGCCTATGGCGGACATGGACCTCTGTATTTTGAAGCCGCGGTCGCCGTGCTCGGCTTCGTGCTGCTTGGCAACCTGCTTCAAGCGCGCGCCACCGCCGGGGCCAGCGCGGCGCTCACTTCGCTCGGCGAACTCACTCCGGCGCACGCTCGCCTCCACCGGCCCGACGGCCGCGAGGAGGACGTCGCGGTGGAGGCCCTGCACGCCGGCGACATCGTGCGGGTGCGGCCGGGTGAGCGTTTTCCGGTGGACGGTCTGGTCGTGGAGGGGCGTAGCGACGCCGACGAGCAGCTCGTCACGGGTGAGAGCAAGCCGGTCGCCAAGGCCGCGGGCGACGCCGTGATCGCCGGGGCGATGAACGGCTCCGGGTCGCTGCTTGTAGAGGCCTCCGCCGTCGGCGAGGACGCCACCCCGGCCCGCATCGGCCGGCTGGTGGCGCGCGCGCAGCTCGCCAAGGCGCCCGTGCAACGACTCGTGGACAGGGTCACCGCGGTGTTCGTGCCGGTGGTGGTCGGGATCGCAGCCCTAACCTTCGTCGGCTGGCTGCTTGCTGGGGCCGGAGCCGGCGCGGCGCTGGGTCACGCCATCGCGGTGCTCGTCATCGCCTGCCCCTGCGCGCTCGGCCTCGCGACCCCCGCGGCGCTCGTCGCCGGCACCGGCGCGGGCGCGCGCGCCGGCATCCTGGTGCGCGACATCGAAGCGCTCGAGCGCGCGGCGCGGATCGACACCGTCGTGTTCGACAAGACGGGAACGCTGACCGCGGGCAGGCCCGCCCTGGTGGCCTCCGAGGCGCTCGACGGCGACGGCCAGAGGCTGGTCGCTCTTGCGGCCGCGATCGAGCGGGGGTCGGAGCATCCGCTCGCGCACGCCGTCGTCGAAGCCGCCGAGGGTCAGGGCCTCGACATTCCCGTCGCCCATGACATCCGCGCCGTGTCCGGCGAGGGAATCACCGGCACCGTCGACGGGTCCAAGATCGCCATCGGCGGCGTGCGGTTGCTGACGGAGATCGGGGCCCACACCGCGCCCATCGAGGCGATGCTCGCGCGCCACGCCGCCGAAGGCCGCACCGCCGTGGCGATCTCGGAGGGACGCCGCGCCAAGGGCGTGCTGGCGTTCTCCGACGCCGCCCGGCCGAACGCCGCGGAAGCCGTGCGCCGGCTGCGCGACGACGGCATCGAGATCGTGATGCTGACCGGCGATTCGGCGGAAGCGGCGGCCCCCATCGCGCGCGGCGTCGGCATCGAGCGCGTCGAGGCCGGCGCCCGCCCGGCCGACAAGCTCGCGACGATCGCGCGCCTTCAGGCGGAAGGTCGCGTCGTCGCGATGGTCGGTGACGGGATCAACGACGCCCCGGCGCTCGCGGCCGCCGACATCGGCGTCGCCATGGGCGGCGGCGCGGACGTGGCGCTCGAGACCGCGGGGATCGCGCTGTTACGCCCGGACCTGCTTCTCGCTCCCGCAGCACTGTCGCTTTCGCGCCGCACCGTGGCGACAATCCGCCAGAACCTCGTCTGGGCCTTCGCCTACAACGTGGTAGGCCTGCCCCTTGCGGCTCTTGGCTTTTTATCGCCCGCGATCGCCGGCGCCGCCATGGCGCTGTCCTCCGTGAGCGTGGTCCTCAATGCCTTGAGGCTTTCCCGTTGGAGAATGGATCCTTAA
- the hemJ gene encoding protoporphyrinogen oxidase HemJ yields the protein MDLYAWIKALHVVAIISWMAALLYLPRLFVYHAAATVGSETSETFKVMERRLLNAIAKPAMGVAWIAGLILIWQGGWGASGWLHAKLLFVVALSGFTGVLGRWTKDFAADRNTRSQRFYRIANEAPTVLMLVIVALVIVKPF from the coding sequence ATGGATCTCTACGCGTGGATCAAGGCGCTGCATGTCGTCGCCATCATTTCGTGGATGGCGGCGCTGCTCTACCTGCCGCGGCTGTTCGTCTACCACGCCGCCGCGACCGTCGGCTCCGAGACCTCGGAGACCTTCAAGGTCATGGAGCGGCGGCTGTTGAACGCGATCGCCAAGCCCGCCATGGGCGTCGCCTGGATCGCCGGCCTGATCCTGATCTGGCAGGGCGGCTGGGGCGCGTCCGGCTGGCTCCACGCCAAGCTGCTGTTCGTCGTGGCGCTGTCGGGCTTCACCGGCGTTCTGGGCCGCTGGACCAAGGATTTCGCGGCGGACCGGAACACCCGATCCCAGCGCTTCTACCGGATCGCCAACGAAGCGCCGACGGTGTTGATGCTCGTCATTGTCGCCCTCGTGATCGTAAAGCCGTTCTGA
- a CDS encoding shikimate dehydrogenase produces the protein MSAAPRACVLGWPVRQSRSPMIHGHWLKTYGLPGSYEHAEVAPEDFKAFVRAFVENGFVGGNVTAPHKEAAFALLDHAEPSAAALGAANTLWLADGRLHGANTDGFGFLANLDDRAPGWEGERKVALVLGAGGASRAVAHALAGRGFERVAVVNRTVERAETVAALAGSAGVACGYDELWRWLALADVVVNATSLGMAGKGALDVHLGEMRDEAVVTDLIYVPLETPFLAAAKAQGNRTVDGLGMLLHQAVPGFERWFGVRPEVTSELRALVIDDILGR, from the coding sequence GTGAGCGCTGCGCCGCGCGCCTGCGTGCTCGGATGGCCCGTCCGCCAGTCGCGCTCGCCGATGATCCACGGCCATTGGCTGAAGACCTACGGCCTGCCGGGCTCCTACGAGCACGCCGAAGTGGCGCCGGAGGATTTCAAAGCCTTCGTCCGCGCCTTCGTGGAGAACGGCTTCGTCGGCGGCAACGTGACGGCTCCTCACAAGGAGGCGGCCTTCGCGCTGCTCGACCATGCGGAGCCGAGCGCGGCTGCGCTCGGGGCGGCCAACACGCTGTGGCTTGCGGACGGTCGGCTTCACGGCGCGAACACCGACGGCTTCGGCTTCCTCGCCAATCTCGACGATCGCGCGCCGGGCTGGGAGGGTGAACGCAAGGTCGCGCTCGTGCTGGGCGCCGGAGGCGCGTCTCGGGCTGTGGCGCATGCTCTGGCCGGGCGCGGCTTCGAGCGGGTCGCCGTCGTGAACCGGACGGTGGAGCGGGCCGAGACGGTCGCTGCGCTCGCCGGCTCGGCGGGCGTCGCCTGCGGCTATGACGAGCTCTGGCGCTGGCTGGCGCTGGCCGACGTGGTGGTCAACGCGACCTCGCTCGGCATGGCGGGCAAGGGCGCGCTCGACGTCCATCTCGGCGAGATGCGGGACGAGGCCGTGGTGACCGATCTCATCTACGTGCCGTTGGAGACGCCGTTCCTCGCGGCGGCCAAGGCGCAGGGAAACCGCACCGTCGACGGCCTTGGCATGCTGCTGCACCAGGCGGTCCCGGGTTTCGAGCGCTGGTTCGGCGTCCGTCCCGAGGTGACTTCCGAACTGCGCGCGCTGGTGATCGACGATATCCTGGGCCGGTGA
- a CDS encoding pyruvate, water dikinase regulatory protein — protein sequence MSPDRHSFHVHLVSDATGETLVAVARAAASQYAAASSIEHVYPLVRSARQLERVLDEIADEPGIVLYTLVDEDLIGKLESRCRDLGCPCLSVLEPVFTLLRSYLGTEQNKQPGAQHVLNADYFKRIDALNYTMAHDDGQYADDLAAADVVLLGVSRTSKTPTSIYLANRGVKTANIPLIPDLPPPHGLEKLKGPLIVGLVASPERIVAIRHNRVLGLEGAMPGRLQDGAYVDPDLVAAEITASRRFCARHGWPTIDVTRRSIEETAAGVIAMLNEHRAKRLAAVIATT from the coding sequence ATGTCGCCGGACCGCCACTCCTTCCACGTCCACCTCGTCTCCGACGCCACCGGCGAGACGCTTGTCGCGGTGGCGCGCGCCGCCGCCTCCCAGTATGCCGCGGCGTCGTCGATCGAGCATGTCTATCCGCTCGTGCGATCGGCCCGGCAGCTCGAACGGGTGCTCGACGAAATCGCCGACGAGCCCGGGATCGTGCTCTACACGCTGGTGGACGAGGACCTGATCGGGAAGCTCGAAAGCCGCTGCCGCGACCTCGGCTGTCCCTGCCTGTCGGTGCTGGAGCCGGTGTTCACGCTGCTGCGGTCCTATCTCGGGACCGAGCAGAACAAGCAGCCGGGCGCCCAGCACGTGCTGAACGCCGACTATTTCAAGCGCATCGACGCCCTTAACTACACCATGGCCCACGACGACGGGCAGTACGCTGACGACCTCGCCGCGGCCGACGTGGTGCTGCTGGGGGTCAGCCGCACGTCGAAGACGCCGACCTCGATCTATCTGGCGAACCGGGGGGTGAAGACCGCGAACATTCCGCTCATTCCCGACCTTCCCCCGCCGCACGGGCTCGAGAAGCTCAAAGGCCCCTTGATCGTGGGCCTGGTCGCGTCGCCCGAGCGCATCGTCGCGATCCGGCACAATCGCGTGCTGGGGCTCGAAGGCGCCATGCCCGGCCGGCTGCAGGACGGGGCCTATGTGGACCCGGATCTGGTGGCCGCGGAGATCACGGCGTCGCGTCGGTTCTGCGCCCGGCACGGCTGGCCGACGATCGACGTCACGCGCCGTTCGATCGAGGAGACGGCCGCCGGCGTCATCGCCATGCTGAACGAGCACCGCGCCAAGCGCTTGGCCGCCGTGATCGCGACGACGTAG
- a CDS encoding TerB family tellurite resistance protein, which yields MFDSLRHFMNELAGSGEDAAEPFSVSDHRVAAAALMVHLLGVDGVVEEQERDALHGIVRTRFGLSESETDELLALARQRDQEAVDLYAFTSVLKRSLDAEGRAGVIEMMWELVFSDGAVNELEDNVVWRVAELLGVSTRERVELKRRIAARAHPLSDTPVKD from the coding sequence ATGTTCGACAGTCTGCGGCATTTCATGAACGAGCTCGCCGGGAGCGGCGAGGACGCGGCCGAGCCGTTTTCGGTGTCCGACCACCGCGTCGCGGCTGCGGCGCTGATGGTCCACCTGCTGGGCGTGGACGGCGTCGTCGAGGAGCAGGAGCGCGACGCGTTGCACGGCATCGTGCGGACGCGGTTCGGCCTGTCGGAAAGCGAGACCGACGAGCTTCTCGCCCTCGCCCGCCAGCGCGATCAGGAAGCGGTCGACCTCTACGCCTTCACGAGCGTGCTCAAGCGCTCTCTGGACGCGGAGGGACGGGCCGGCGTCATCGAGATGATGTGGGAGCTCGTGTTCTCGGACGGCGCGGTCAATGAGCTCGAGGACAACGTGGTGTGGCGCGTCGCCGAACTGCTCGGCGTTTCGACGCGCGAACGCGTCGAGTTGAAGCGGCGGATCGCCGCCCGCGCGCATCCGTTGTCGGACACGCCCGTCAAGGACTGA
- the coaE gene encoding dephospho-CoA kinase (Dephospho-CoA kinase (CoaE) performs the final step in coenzyme A biosynthesis.), whose protein sequence is MIVIGLTGSIGMGKSTTAKLFAEEGVPVHDADAVVHALYAGRAVPLVEAAFPGVTRDGAVDRKELGTRVIGDPAALAKLESIVHPLVREAEAAFIAARRAEGADVVVLDIPLLFESGRDGAVDLVVVVSAGAEEQRRRVMQRPGMTEETFRAVLARQTPDADKRARAAVVIDTARGIEPARAQVRALLARLRSRDGARTDA, encoded by the coding sequence ATGATCGTCATCGGCCTCACCGGCTCTATCGGCATGGGCAAGTCCACCACCGCGAAGCTGTTCGCGGAGGAGGGCGTTCCCGTGCACGACGCCGACGCCGTGGTCCACGCGCTCTACGCCGGCCGTGCTGTCCCGTTGGTGGAGGCGGCGTTTCCGGGCGTCACGCGCGACGGCGCCGTGGACCGGAAGGAGCTGGGGACGAGGGTCATCGGCGACCCCGCCGCTCTGGCGAAGCTGGAGTCGATCGTCCATCCTCTCGTGCGTGAGGCCGAGGCCGCGTTCATCGCCGCCCGCCGCGCCGAGGGCGCCGACGTCGTCGTGCTCGACATCCCGCTGCTGTTCGAAAGCGGGCGAGACGGCGCCGTCGATCTCGTCGTCGTCGTCAGCGCAGGCGCCGAGGAGCAGCGCCGCCGGGTGATGCAGCGGCCCGGAATGACCGAGGAGACCTTTCGCGCCGTGCTCGCCCGCCAGACCCCCGACGCCGACAAGCGCGCCCGCGCCGCCGTGGTGATCGACACCGCGCGAGGGATCGAGCCTGCCCGCGCGCAGGTCCGCGCGCTGCTCGCGCGCCTCCGGTCGCGCGACGGAGCGCGGACCGATGCGTGA
- a CDS encoding YggS family pyridoxal phosphate-dependent enzyme — protein sequence MTDAPARLALVRAALAKAERAAGRPEGETTLIAVSKTFDAADILPVLEAGQRAFGENRVQESQAKWPELKARFPDVELHLIGPLQSNKTAEAVALFDAIHTIDRPKIAQAVAKEMAAQGRSLKLFVQVNVGSEPQKAGVDPEDADAFVAQCRDAYGLELEGLMCIPPVDEPPAPYFALLDQIARRNGLKGLSMGMSSDFADAVPFGATHVRVGSAIFGTRPKPE from the coding sequence ATGACCGACGCCCCCGCCCGTCTCGCCCTGGTGCGCGCGGCCCTCGCCAAGGCGGAGCGCGCCGCCGGCCGTCCGGAGGGCGAGACGACGTTGATCGCCGTGTCCAAGACCTTCGACGCCGCGGACATCCTGCCCGTGCTCGAGGCCGGCCAACGCGCGTTCGGCGAAAACCGGGTGCAGGAGTCGCAGGCCAAATGGCCGGAGCTGAAGGCGCGGTTTCCGGACGTCGAGCTTCACCTCATCGGCCCGCTCCAGTCGAACAAGACCGCGGAAGCGGTCGCGCTGTTCGACGCCATCCACACCATCGATCGGCCGAAGATCGCCCAGGCCGTCGCGAAGGAGATGGCGGCGCAGGGCCGCAGCCTGAAACTCTTCGTGCAGGTGAACGTTGGGTCCGAGCCGCAGAAGGCCGGCGTCGATCCGGAGGACGCCGACGCGTTCGTCGCGCAGTGCCGGGACGCCTATGGCCTGGAGCTCGAAGGGCTGATGTGCATCCCGCCGGTGGACGAGCCGCCCGCGCCCTACTTCGCGCTTCTCGACCAGATCGCGCGCCGCAATGGGCTCAAGGGCCTGTCGATGGGGATGAGCTCCGACTTCGCGGACGCCGTGCCGTTCGGCGCGACGCATGTGCGCGTGGGCAGCGCGATCTTCGGGACGCGGCCGAAGCCGGAGTGA
- a CDS encoding glucan biosynthesis protein D — protein sequence MSRRPSPDASSVSLLDRRALLQIGLAAQAAIAFGTPAFAQGAAGDDLKFGPAEPFSYDGLKTLAKGKAAKPYAEPPRPNPEIVRKIDYDAHGKLKFNPEHALYGKSPGAYPITFMHVGQFFPKTVRMHAVAEGKSREILYDPAYFDMPADHVAKGLPPQPSAYAGLWIREAKDQVTDKGDWKTREPFATFLGASYFRAIGGKGQVGMSARGVALFPQPGAAEEFPDFTAFWFEPAKADGDPVTVYALLDGPSLAGAYRFLIHRTAGTLMEIEATVTMRQDVPRLGLAALTSMYWFSEAQKPSLIDWRPEVHDSDGLAMWTGAGERIWRPLNNPPRIMTSSFTDERPRGFGLLQRDRVFDHYQDGVKYQDRPSTWIEPVGDWGKGVVQLVELPTDDEIHDNVVAYWIPSEPTKAGDTVALAYKLHWLDEEPYPPPLGRVVATRLGRGGQPGLPRPPGVRKFMIEFLGGPLTDIPYGQTVEPVLWASRGTFSYVFAEAVPSDVPGHWRAQFDLTAEGPEPVEMRCYMKVGDRVLTETWLYQYIPPA from the coding sequence ATGTCCCGCCGGCCTTCGCCCGACGCCTCCTCCGTTTCCCTCCTCGACCGCCGTGCGTTGCTGCAGATCGGCCTCGCCGCTCAGGCGGCGATCGCCTTCGGGACGCCCGCCTTTGCGCAGGGCGCAGCCGGCGACGATCTGAAGTTCGGTCCGGCAGAGCCCTTCTCCTACGACGGGCTGAAGACGCTCGCGAAGGGGAAGGCGGCGAAACCCTACGCCGAGCCTCCGCGTCCGAATCCGGAGATCGTCCGGAAGATCGACTACGACGCCCACGGCAAGCTGAAGTTCAACCCGGAGCACGCACTCTACGGCAAATCGCCGGGCGCCTATCCCATCACCTTCATGCACGTCGGCCAGTTCTTCCCCAAGACGGTCCGCATGCACGCGGTCGCCGAAGGCAAGTCGCGCGAGATCCTCTACGATCCCGCCTACTTCGACATGCCGGCCGATCACGTCGCCAAGGGCCTCCCGCCGCAGCCGTCGGCCTACGCGGGCCTCTGGATCCGCGAGGCCAAGGATCAGGTCACCGACAAGGGCGACTGGAAGACGCGCGAGCCCTTCGCGACCTTCCTCGGCGCGTCCTACTTCCGCGCCATCGGGGGCAAGGGACAGGTCGGCATGTCCGCGCGCGGCGTGGCGCTGTTCCCTCAGCCCGGCGCGGCGGAAGAGTTCCCGGACTTCACGGCGTTCTGGTTCGAGCCGGCCAAGGCCGACGGCGACCCGGTCACGGTCTACGCGCTGCTCGACGGTCCGTCGCTCGCCGGCGCCTATCGCTTCCTGATCCATCGCACCGCCGGCACGCTGATGGAGATCGAAGCGACGGTGACCATGCGCCAGGACGTGCCGCGGCTCGGGCTCGCCGCGCTGACCTCGATGTACTGGTTCTCGGAGGCGCAGAAGCCGTCGCTGATCGACTGGCGCCCCGAGGTGCACGACTCCGACGGCCTCGCCATGTGGACCGGCGCAGGCGAGCGGATCTGGCGGCCGCTGAACAACCCGCCGCGCATCATGACCTCGAGCTTCACCGACGAACGACCGCGCGGCTTCGGCCTTCTGCAGCGCGACCGGGTGTTCGACCATTATCAGGACGGCGTGAAGTACCAGGACCGCCCTTCGACCTGGATCGAGCCGGTGGGCGATTGGGGCAAGGGCGTCGTTCAGCTCGTGGAGCTGCCGACCGACGACGAGATCCACGACAACGTGGTGGCCTACTGGATCCCCTCGGAGCCCACCAAGGCGGGCGACACCGTCGCGCTGGCCTACAAGCTGCACTGGCTGGACGAAGAGCCCTACCCCCCCCCGCTCGGCCGCGTGGTGGCCACCAGGCTTGGCCGGGGCGGCCAGCCCGGCCTGCCGCGGCCGCCCGGCGTGCGCAAGTTCATGATCGAGTTTCTGGGCGGGCCGTTAACCGACATCCCCTACGGCCAGACCGTGGAGCCCGTGCTCTGGGCGTCCCGCGGGACCTTCTCCTACGTCTTCGCCGAGGCGGTCCCGAGCGACGTGCCGGGCCATTGGCGCGCACAGTTCGACCTGACGGCGGAAGGGCCGGAGCCGGTCGAGATGCGCTGCTACATGAAGGTCGGAGACAGGGTTCTGACCGAGACGTGGCTGTACCAGTACATCCCGCCGGCCTGA